A region from the Manihot esculenta cultivar AM560-2 chromosome 13, M.esculenta_v8, whole genome shotgun sequence genome encodes:
- the LOC110630558 gene encoding tetratricopeptide repeat protein 4 homolog, which yields MALWLETGSEPKTDSEIADLQAIAAIKESAALELKEQGNKYVKMGKKHYSDAIDCYTRAINQKVLSDSENSIIYSNRAHVNLSLGNYRRALKDAEEAIKLCATNVKALYRASKASLSLNLLDEAKSYSESGLKQDPNNEELKKLAKQINSLKMERDKHEAEVSKAVSDAKDLLSAIDARGLKIGKAMFRELVGLKKPVLDKSKIIHWPILLLYAEVMSSDFIEDFCETDMFSTHLDMMFSESCPPLPWDTENNYTREAVELYYEAGSTACLSKSKILHYLLEGTVGANAEIVGEEKDTNEDSIEGTGSSKWVEVNEKKTLHEVLKERNFVIPGIPVFYVVSRNSNFYRKFKAGKWALPP from the exons ATGGCGCTGTGGCTGGAAACCGGGTCTGAACCCAAAACGGACAGCGAGATTGCTGATCTTCAAGCTATCGCCGCCATTAAAGAGTCTGCTGCTCTTGAACTTAAG GAGCAAGGTAATAAGTATGTCAAGATGGGTAAAAAGCATTATTCTGATGCAATAGATTGTTACACAAGGGCAATAAATCagaaagttttaagtgattcagaaaattcaattatttattcaaatagaGCCCATGTAAATCTATCGCTAGGCAATTATAGACGTGCTCTGAAAGATGCTGAGGAGGCAATTAAACTGTGTGCAACTAATGTCAAg GCGCTTTATCGAGCTTCCAAAGCATCTTTGTCCTTGAATTTGTTGGATGAGGCAAAATCTTATAGTGAAAGTGGACTAAAGCAAGATCCAAATAATGAAGAACTAAAAAAACTTGCTAAGCAGATAAATTCACTGAAGATGGAACGAGATAAGCATGAAGCTGAAGTTTCCAAGGCTGTATCAGATGCTAAG GACCTTCTTTCTGCAATTGATGCTAGAGGCTTGAAGATTGGGAAGGCAATGTTTCGAGAACTTGTTGGATTAAAGAAACCAGTATtagataaaagtaaaattattcaCTGGCCAATTCTTCTTCTATATGCAGAGGTTATGTCCAGTGACTTTATTGAAGACTTCTGTGAGACAGACATGTTTTCAACTCATCTTGACATG ATGTTTTCAGAAAGCTGTCCACCATTACCATGGGACACAGAAAATAATTATACTCGTGAAGCTGTTGAACTCTACTATGAG GCTGGTTCAACAGCATGTCTATCCAAGTCGAAAATTCTTCATTATTTACTAGAAGGAACAGTAGGTGCTAATGCAGAAATTGTTGGAGAAGAGAAGGATACAAATGAGGATTCTATTGAAG GCACAGGCTCTTCAAAATGGGTAGAAGTAAATGAAAAGAAAACACTTCATGAAGTTCTAAAAGAACGCAACTTTGTTATCCCAGGAATTCCAG TTTTCTATGTCGTTTCAAGAAACTCCAACTTCTATAGAAAGTTCAAAGCTGGTAAATGGGCTCTTCCACCATGA
- the LOC110630059 gene encoding uncharacterized protein LOC110630059, which yields MESNPVIFDISSDEEAAFDEPRGGDDDHDWLTELLQTVDKEIASSDEVIVVGEYNPPKPKSKSKSSKPVKDVEDDDCVVLDGDPDEQVDVVDDTASDGDDVLVVGQKGQVACRDYPHPRHLCAKFPFSSTPHERHCDLCHCYVCDSIAPCAHWGTGVSKIDHCHATDKQEIWKSQRENFRLGKRASLPISKFTDVQLPGAASELNQVAPLDFIQLAPNLVSQNQLSRPTTIRACSSARLNTPNIISQSRNKRPRFAQGRNGLLPPSVSQQAGSICNTAIVRNRGQQFVSSNTMFKRPGIRGTFAMEQSICGSVNKKNCAPASHYARNAVSMATANAQIPSRWQDALPNMIPHTYTYRNPSQPNMGSATLNVVPSRPEEYSQPIPQSIGAQNIYQNQSQTGINSSFPDFDFDLISNFSESNQQVSAEINHPHGPGSNKEPTADKQFISQLAESTELYEDYDYERWLLGQSDAVVSEDCVPVDLNLFSSEPCAFDAGTFLF from the exons ATGGAGTCGAATCCCGTAATTTTTGATATCAGCTCTGATGAGGAGGCGGCCTTTGATGAGCCCAGAGGTGGAGATGATGACCATGACTGGTTGACTGAACTCCTCCAGACAGTTGATAAAGAAATCGCCTCCTCTGACGAGGTTATTGTAGTGGGCGAGTATAATCCTCCGAAGCCCAAGTCAAAGTCTAAGTCATCGAAACCGGTGAAAGATGTTGAGGATGATGATTGTGTGGTTTTGGACGGGGACCCAGATGAGCAAGTTGATGTCGTTGATGATACGGCCAGCGACGGTGATGATGTGCTTGTTGTTGGGCAAAAGGGACAG GTTGCATGTAGAGACTATCCTCATCCACGACATCTTTGTGCTAAATTTCCTTTCAGTTCAACCCCACATGAAAGACACTGTGATTTG TGCCACTGTTATGTCTGTGACTCAATTGCACCATGTGCACACTGGGGCACAGGTGTCTCCAAAATTGACCATTGCCATGCCACTGATAAACAGGAGATATGGAAAAGTCAGCGGGAAAATTTCAGGCTAGGAAAAAGGGCTTCATTACCAATTTCAAAATTTACTGATGTTCAGCTTCCTGGGGCAGCATCCGAACTTAACCAAGTCGCACCCCTTGATTTTATACAATTGGCACCCAACTTAGTGTCACAAAATCAGCTCTCCAGGCCTACTACAATTCGTGCTTGCTCATCTGCCAGGTTGAATACTCCAAATATTATAAGCCAGAGTAGAAACAAACGACCAAGATTTGCTCAGGGTAGAAATGGATTACTGCCTCCATCAGTTTCACAGCAGGCAGGCAGTATATGTAATACTGCCATTGTACGAAATAGAGGCCAACAATTTGTCTCCTCTAATACAATGTTTAAAAGGCCAGGGATCAGGGGTACTTTTGCCATGGAGCAGTCTATCTGTGGCTCTGTGAACAAAAAGAATTGTGCTCCTGCATCACACTATGCTAGGAATGCTGTTTCAATGGCCACAGCAAATGCTCAAATTCCTTCTAGGTGGCAGGATGCTTTACCCAACATGATTCCACACACATATACTTATCGGAACCCCTCTCAGCCCAACATGGGTAGTGCTACTTTAAATGTGGTGCCTTCTCGACCTGAAGAGTACAGTCAGCCTATTCCGCAGTCAATTGGTGCCCAGAACATTTATCAGAATCAAAGTCAAACTGGCATCAATTCAAGTTTTCCGGACTTTGACTTTGATCTGATTAGCAACTTCAGCGAAAGCAATCAGCAAGTTTCAGCTGAAATTAATCATCCGCATGGCCCAGGGTCAAACAAAGAGCCCACAGCTGACAAACAGTTTATTTCCCAGCTTGCTGAAAGCACTGAACTATATGAGGACTATGATTATGAGAGATGGTTGTTAGGCCAATCTGATGCAGTAGTCTCAGAAGATTGTGTGCCTGTTGATTTGAATTTGTTTTCTTCTGAACCTTGTGCTTTCGATGCAGGTACGTTTTTGTTTTGA